The Eriocheir sinensis breed Jianghai 21 chromosome 24, ASM2467909v1, whole genome shotgun sequence genome contains a region encoding:
- the LOC127002998 gene encoding putative sodium-coupled neutral amino acid transporter 7, with protein MSQDGAGTEEVDGVVAVVAAMSAKNSRRRPASPPVVVVAAVPEYRVRPEQEDGVALLTDAEPPATRDQHVDIFAPCQLLTRSFEEEPGISWYKAVFLIVNAALGAGLLNFPRAFHEAGGIVTGNLVHGIFTALALGSLVIIAKCGSERNCKTYQELVLEMCSLGWGMAAALCIAVYCFVTCITFIIIIGDQFDRAFASFLGSDFCHSWYLNRKFTMTVSSLLLIFPCCLKRIDGLRYMSYVGVVSIWYLAVIIVTEFYSGDYDPGPINDFDVAWTQVFDVVPTICFGYQCHVSCVPIYSCLKDRKASMFTKSCVSAVVVCFLVYTISANYGYLTFGSTVDGDVLLSYDATKPQVLLAVILLAIKSWTTYPILMFCVREAIGDLYVQLRSIPPTEAAISEPRRRRIIALLLWAASMLMAIFTPNINIVVKLLGSMAAIFIFVFPGMLLLQEVLGKRVVLNPFTWKRSLLVGVAMMYVVVGMFAFGLAFTLGVEHIIHPDSSQPLCE; from the exons ATGTCACAAGATGGGGCCGGCACGGAGGAGGTGGACGGGGTCGTGGCGGTGGTCGCGGCAATGTCAGCAAAGAACAGCCGCAGACGCCCTGCGAGCCCGccagtggttgtggtggcggcCGTCCCCGAGTATAGGGTGCGGCCGGAGCAGGAGGATGGGGTGGCTCTCCTAACGGACGCCGAGCCGCCAGCCACCAGGGACCAACACGTGGATATCTTCGCCCCGTGTCAACTCCTTACCAGAAGCTTTGAGGAGGAACCGG GGATCTCATGGTACAAAGCAGTGTTCCTCATAGTCAACGCTGCCCTGGGTGCTGGGCTGCTTAATTTCCCCCGGGCGTTCCACGAGGCTGGGGGAATAGTGACCGGCAACTTGGTGCATGGT ATATTTACTGCTTTAGCTTTAGGGTCCCTCGTCATCATCGCCAAGTGTGGGAGCGAACGCAACTGCAAAACATATCAGGAA TTAGTGTTAGAGATGTGCAGTCTGGGCTGGGGCATGGCGGCCGCGCTGTGCATCGCCGTGTACTGCTTCGTCACCtgcatcaccttcatcatcatcatcggcgaCCAGTTCGATAGAG CCTTCGCCTCCTTTTTGGGGAGCGACTTCTGCCACTCCTGGTACCTGAACCGCAAGTTTACCATGACCGTGTCCTCCCTGCTGCTCATCTTCCCGTGCTGCCTCAAGAGGATAGACGGCCTGCGCTACATGAG TTACGTTGGTGTTGTGTCCATCTGGTACCTGGCCGTCATCATCGTCACGGAGTTCTATTCCGGCGACTACGACCCCGGGCCCATCAACGATTTCGATGTGGCGTGGACTCAG GTCTTCGATGTGGTGCCGACGATATGCTTCGGCTACCAGTGTCACGTGAGCTGTGTGCCCATCTACTCCTGCCTCAAGGACCGCAAGGCATCAATGTTCACCAAG TCCTGTGTGAGTGCCGTGGTGGTGTGCTTCCTGGTGTACACAATCTCCGCTAACTACGGCTACCTGACCTTCGGCTCCACTGTGGACGGCGATGTGCTGCTCTCCTACGACGCCACCAAGCCACAAGTCCTGCTGGCCGTCATCCTCCTGGCCATCAAGTCCTGGACCACCTACCCCATCCTCATGTTCTGCGTCAG GGAAGCAATCGGCGACTTATATGTTCAGCTGCGCTCCATCCCACCCACTGAGGCTGCCATATCCGAAcccaggaggagaagg ATCATCGCGTTGCTGCTGTGGGCGGCCTCCATGCTGATGGCAATATTCACGCCCAACATCAACATCGTGGTGAAGCTGCTGGGGAGTATGGCAGccatcttcatcttcgtcttccctG gcaTGTTATTACTACAGGAGGTTTTGGGCAAGCGTGTCGTGCTCAACCCATTCACTTGGAAGAGGTCGTTGCTGGTGGGGGTGGCGATGATGtatgtggtggtggggatgtttgCGTTCGGCCTGGCCTTCACCCTCGGCGTGGAGCACATCATCCACCCGGACAGCTCCCAGCCCCTGTGTGAATGA